Proteins encoded within one genomic window of Glycine soja cultivar W05 chromosome 1, ASM419377v2, whole genome shotgun sequence:
- the LOC114416735 gene encoding uncharacterized protein LOC114416735: MDSRRRGKNASMQRKLQQLRSVTNSSAVNKASIIVDATRYIEELKQKVDGLNSELGTAESSISQDELPMVTVETLERGFLINVFSERNCPGMLGAILDAFEELGLDVLDARVSCEDTFQLEAVGGESQENESIDAQVVKQAVLQAIQNMD, translated from the exons ATGGATTCTAGGCGGCGTGGTAAAAACGCATCTATGCAACGCAAGTTGCAACAACTTCGATCGGTTACAAATTCCAGTGCT GTGAACAAAGCCTCAATTATTGTGGATGCCACCAGATACATAGAGGAGCTGAAGCAAAAAGTGGATGGATTGAACTCAGAGCTAGGAACCGCGGAATCATCAATCTCCCAAGACGAACTACCCATG GTCACTGTAGAAACCCTAGAAAGGGGATTCCTCATTAATGTGTTTTCAGAAAGGAATTGTCCCGGTATGCTTGGGGCAATACTCGATGCATTTGAAGAACTGGGACTTGATGTGCTTGATGCTAGGGTTTCTTGCGAAGACACTTTCCAGCTTGAAGCAGTCGGAGGAGAA AGTCAAGAGAACGAAAGCATTGACGCGCAAGTGGTAAAGCAAGCAGTGCTTCAAGCAATCCAAAACATGGATTAA
- the LOC114382275 gene encoding uncharacterized protein LOC114382275, which translates to MMLQLAERSITRPYSVVEDVLVKVRQFTFSVDLVIMDIEEDSDIPLILGRPFMLTTKCVVDIGNGNLEMSVKDQKVTFNLVEAIKHPSDSKTSFKVKEIPSGEHAFEDLKKDSLTEKLKVELKALPTHLKYVFLDENEAKPTVISNDLSSDEEARLIEVLRKHNEAIRWHISDLKGISPPYYMHKIMMEKECRPVRQPQRRLNPSMKEEVQKEVLKLLEAGLIYPIFDNAWIAVDPKEQEKTVFTCLFGVFAYRRMTFKLCNTPATFQWCMLAIFANMLEKCINVFMDDFSVFGPSFDCCLTNLELVLRRYVEAILVLNWKNCRFMVQEGIVLGHKISARGIEVDKAKIYVFEKLPLPINVKGIRSFLGYAGFYRRFIKDFSKIARPLNKLLNKDVVFKLDEECLTTFHTLKNSLVSAPIIGAPDWSKEFKLMCDASDYAVGAVLGQ; encoded by the exons ATGATGCTTCAGCTAGCAGAACGCTCGATTACTAGACCATATAGTGTAGTTGAAGACGTCCTTGTTAAGGTTCGCCAATTTACTTTTTCGGTAGACCTTGTGATCATGGATATAGAAGAAGACTCTGATATTCCCCTTATTCTAGGCCGACCATTCATGCTTACTACAAAATGTGTTGTGGACATAGGGAATGGCAACTTGGAGATGAGCGTGAAGGATCAAAAAGTCACATTCAACCTGGTCGAAGCAATAAAGCATCCCAGTGATAGTAAGACAAGCTTCAAGGTGAAG GAGATTCCCTCAGGGGAGCATGCCTTTGAAGATTTAAAGAAAGACAGCCTAACAGAGAAGCTCAAGGTGGAGTTAAAAGCTCTACCTACTCATCTGAAGTATGTGTTTCTGGATGAAAATGAAGCCAAGCCAACCGTGATAAGCAATGACCTATCATCAGATGAAGAAGCACGATTGATAGAGGTTCTCAGAAAGCACAATGAAGCTATTAGGTGGCATATCTCTGATCTCAAGGGAATCAGTCCACCCTACTACATGCATAAGATTATGATGGAAAAAGAATGCAGACCAGTGAGACAGCCACAAAGGAGGCTCAATCCATCCATGAAAGAGGAGGTGCAAAAAGAAGTTCTTAAGTTACTTGAGGCTGGACTTATCTACCCTATTTTTGACAATGcttgg ATTGCAGTAGACCCCAAGGAGCAAGAGAAGACAGTGTTTACATGCCTTTTTGGAGTCTTTGCTTACAGAAGAATGACATTCAAATTATGTAATACACCAGCCACTTTTCAGTGGTGCATGCTAGCTATCTTCGCCAACATGTTGGAGAAGTGCATCAACGTTTTTATGGACGACTTCTCTGTCTTTGGTCCTTCCTTTGACTGTTGCCTGACCAATCTGGAGCTTGTGCTAAGACGCTATGTTGAAGCAATTCTGGTACTAAATTGGAAGAACTGTCGCTTCATGGTCCAGGAAGGAATAGTGTTGGGCCATAAGATCTCAGCTcgagggatagaggtggacaaAGCAAAAATTTATGTCTTTGAAAAGCTACCTCTGCCAATCAATGTGAAAGGCATTAGGAGTTTCCTTGGATATGCAGGATTCTATCGGCGATTCATAAAGGACTTCTCCAAAATTGCTAGACCCTTGAACAAATTGCTGAATAAAGATGTAGTGTTTAAGCTTGATGAGGAATGCTTGACAACCTTTCATACCCTAAAGAATAGTCTAGTATCTGCTCCAATAATAGGGGCACCTGACTGGAGTAAAGAATTTAAGCTCATGTGTGATGCTAGTGACTATGCAGTTGGTGCAGTTCTTGGACAATGA